One window of the Klebsiella oxytoca genome contains the following:
- a CDS encoding NAD-dependent epimerase/dehydratase family protein, protein MKVLVTGATSGLGRNAVEYLRNRGISVRATGRNEAMGKLLSKMGAEFVPADLTELVSSQAKVMLAGIDTLWHCSSFTSPWGTQQAFDLANVRATRRLGEWAVAWGVRNFVHISSPSLYFDYHHHRDIQEDFRPQRFANEFARSKAASEDVINLLAQANPNTRFTILRPQSLFGPHDKVFIPRLAQMMQHYGSVLLPRGGSALVDMTYYENAVHAMWLASQAHCDLLPSARAYNITNGEPQTLHSIVQKLIDELGIKCRIRSVPYPMLDIIARSMERFGNKSAKEPAFTHYGVSKLNFDFTLDISRAQQELSYQPVVTMDEGIIRTAAWLRDHGKLHY, encoded by the coding sequence ATGAAGGTACTGGTTACCGGTGCGACCAGCGGATTAGGCCGCAACGCGGTGGAATATCTGCGTAACAGGGGCATCAGCGTCAGAGCGACCGGGCGTAATGAAGCCATGGGCAAGCTTCTGAGCAAAATGGGTGCCGAGTTCGTCCCAGCGGACTTAACCGAGCTGGTCTCCTCGCAGGCCAAAGTGATGCTCGCCGGTATCGATACCCTGTGGCACTGTTCCAGCTTTACCTCCCCGTGGGGCACCCAACAGGCTTTTGATTTAGCAAACGTCCGCGCAACCCGTCGCCTCGGCGAATGGGCGGTGGCCTGGGGCGTGCGCAACTTCGTGCATATCTCCTCGCCATCGCTCTATTTTGATTATCACCATCATCGCGATATTCAGGAAGATTTTCGTCCGCAGCGCTTCGCTAACGAGTTCGCCCGCAGCAAAGCGGCGAGCGAAGACGTAATCAATTTGCTGGCGCAGGCCAACCCGAATACCCGATTTACCATTCTGCGTCCGCAAAGTCTGTTTGGCCCACATGATAAAGTGTTTATCCCGCGCCTGGCGCAGATGATGCAGCACTACGGCAGCGTTCTGTTACCACGCGGCGGCAGCGCGCTGGTGGACATGACCTACTATGAAAATGCGGTACACGCGATGTGGCTCGCCAGCCAGGCCCACTGCGACCTTCTGCCCTCGGCCCGCGCCTACAACATCACAAACGGCGAGCCGCAAACCCTGCACAGTATCGTACAGAAACTCATCGATGAGCTGGGGATTAAGTGCCGCATCCGTTCGGTACCTTATCCAATGCTGGATATCATCGCCCGCAGCATGGAGCGCTTTGGCAATAAGTCAGCTAAAGAGCCCGCCTTCACCCACTACGGCGTCTCCAAGCTGAACTTTGATTTTACCCTTGATATCTCCCGCGCTCAGCAGGAGTTAAGCTATCAGCCGGTAGTCACGATGGATGAAGGCATTATCCGTACCGCCGCGTGGTTGAGAGACCACGGTAAGCTGCACTACTAG
- a CDS encoding DUF2867 domain-containing protein, translating into MSQRILVLGASGYIGQHLVKRLSEQGFTVLAAARRIDRLKKQNLPGVECRSLDLNHPDGLTALLAQADTVYYLVHGMGEGGDFIQHERQVALNVRDALRKTPVSEVIFLSSLQVSEQEQSDHLRARQITADLLRESGVPVTEIRAGIIVGAGSAAFEVMRDMVYNLPVLTPPRWVRSRTTPIALENLLYYLLQLLNHPSREHRIFEAAGPEVLSYQQQFIRFMAVSGKRRPLIPVPLPTSWISVWFLNVITSVPPTTAKALIQGLKHDLIADDRALRALIPQPLIAFDEAVRSTLKEEEQLVNSSDWGYDAQAFARWRPEYGYYPKQAGCTVNTCASLAALWKVVNQIGGKEGYFFGNVLWKTRGAMDLLVGHRLAKGRPEKEYLQTGDTVDSWKVIIVETEKQLTLLFGMKAPGLGRLSFTLRNKGDHRELDVRAWWHPHGMPGLFYWLLMIPAHLFIFRGMARRIARLAEQITSK; encoded by the coding sequence GTGTCGCAACGAATTCTGGTACTGGGCGCCAGCGGCTATATTGGCCAGCATCTGGTGAAAAGGCTCAGCGAGCAGGGATTCACCGTGCTGGCTGCGGCACGCCGGATAGACAGGCTTAAAAAACAAAATCTTCCCGGCGTTGAGTGCCGCTCGCTGGATTTAAATCATCCGGACGGGTTGACCGCCCTGCTGGCGCAGGCTGACACCGTTTACTACCTGGTACACGGGATGGGCGAAGGCGGCGATTTTATCCAGCACGAGCGCCAGGTTGCCCTGAACGTGCGCGACGCCCTGCGCAAAACGCCGGTGAGTGAAGTCATTTTCCTCAGTTCCTTACAGGTTTCGGAACAGGAGCAATCCGACCACCTGCGCGCCCGCCAGATCACCGCCGACCTGCTGCGCGAATCAGGCGTTCCGGTAACGGAAATTCGCGCCGGCATCATCGTCGGCGCGGGTTCCGCCGCGTTCGAAGTGATGCGCGATATGGTCTACAACCTGCCGGTACTGACGCCGCCGCGCTGGGTGCGCTCGCGCACCACGCCCATTGCGCTGGAAAACTTGCTCTATTATCTGCTGCAGTTGCTTAATCATCCCTCCCGAGAGCACCGAATCTTTGAAGCCGCCGGGCCGGAAGTTTTAAGCTATCAGCAGCAGTTTATCCGCTTTATGGCGGTCAGCGGCAAACGACGCCCGCTGATCCCTGTCCCCTTACCCACCAGCTGGATTTCAGTATGGTTTCTCAATGTCATTACCTCCGTGCCGCCCACCACGGCCAAAGCGCTGATCCAGGGGCTCAAGCACGATCTGATCGCCGACGATCGCGCCCTGCGCGCCTTAATTCCGCAACCGCTGATCGCTTTTGATGAAGCGGTGCGCAGCACGCTAAAAGAAGAAGAACAGCTGGTGAACTCCAGCGACTGGGGCTACGACGCGCAGGCTTTCGCCCGCTGGCGGCCCGAGTACGGCTACTACCCGAAACAGGCGGGCTGTACCGTTAATACTTGCGCCAGCCTGGCCGCGCTGTGGAAGGTAGTGAATCAAATTGGCGGCAAAGAGGGCTATTTTTTCGGCAACGTTCTGTGGAAGACTCGCGGGGCGATGGACCTGTTGGTGGGCCATCGGCTGGCAAAAGGTCGTCCGGAAAAAGAGTATCTGCAAACCGGTGATACGGTGGACAGCTGGAAGGTGATTATCGTCGAAACGGAAAAGCAGCTGACCCTGTTATTCGGTATGAAAGCCCCGGGCCTGGGCCGCCTGAGCTTTACCCTGCGCAATAAAGGCGACCATCGCGAGCTGGACGTTCGGGCCTGGTGGCACCCGCACGGTATGCCCGGTCTCTTTTACTGGCTGCTGATGATCCCGGCGCATCTGTTTATATTTCGCGGCATGGCGCGACGCATAGCTCGCCTGGCGGAGCAAATCACCAGCAAATAA
- the ltaE gene encoding low-specificity L-threonine aldolase, whose protein sequence is MIDLRSDTVTRPGRAMLEAMMAAPVGDDVYGDDPTVNQLQRFAAELAGKEAAIFLPTGTQANLVALLSHCQRGEEYIVGQGAHNYLYEAGGAAVLGSIQPQPIDAAADGSLPLDKVAAKIKPNDIHFAPTRLLSLENTHNGKVLPREYLQEAWEFTRQRGLGLHVDGARIFNALVEYGCELRDITRYCDSLTICLSKGLGAPVGSLLVGSEEYIRHAIRWRKMVGGGMRQAGILAAAGIYALQNNIERLKEDHDNAAWMAEQLRAAGAEVTRHDTNMLFVRVGEEHAALGEYLRERGVLISASPIVRLVTHIDVNRQQLAEVVNHWRAFLNR, encoded by the coding sequence ATGATAGATTTACGCAGTGATACCGTTACCCGTCCTGGCCGCGCCATGCTGGAAGCAATGATGGCCGCCCCGGTCGGGGATGACGTGTATGGCGATGACCCGACCGTAAACCAGCTCCAGCGTTTTGCCGCCGAACTTGCCGGCAAAGAGGCTGCAATCTTTCTGCCAACCGGTACCCAGGCCAATCTGGTCGCTTTGCTCAGCCACTGCCAGCGCGGCGAAGAGTATATCGTCGGCCAGGGCGCGCATAATTATCTCTACGAAGCAGGCGGCGCGGCGGTGCTCGGCAGCATCCAGCCGCAGCCGATTGATGCCGCTGCGGACGGCTCTCTGCCGCTGGATAAAGTCGCGGCCAAAATCAAACCGAACGATATCCATTTCGCTCCAACCCGGCTGCTGTCTCTGGAAAATACCCATAACGGCAAGGTGCTGCCGCGCGAATATCTGCAAGAGGCCTGGGAGTTTACCCGCCAGCGCGGCCTCGGGCTGCACGTTGACGGTGCCCGCATTTTTAACGCCCTCGTGGAATACGGCTGCGAGCTGCGCGACATCACCCGATACTGTGATTCACTCACCATCTGCCTGTCAAAAGGGCTCGGCGCGCCGGTAGGCTCGCTGCTGGTGGGGAGCGAAGAGTATATTCGCCACGCCATCCGCTGGCGGAAAATGGTCGGCGGCGGGATGCGTCAGGCCGGGATCCTCGCAGCAGCAGGAATTTATGCCTTACAGAACAATATCGAGCGTTTAAAAGAGGATCACGATAACGCCGCGTGGATGGCAGAGCAGCTGCGCGCCGCCGGTGCGGAAGTGACCCGTCATGATACCAATATGCTGTTCGTCCGCGTTGGCGAAGAGCACGCCGCGCTGGGCGAGTATCTGCGTGAACGAGGCGTGCTAATCAGCGCTTCGCCCATTGTGCGCCTGGTAACGCATATTGACGTCAATCGTCAGCAGCTCGCCGAGGTGGTTAATCACTGGCGGGCATTTTTAAACCGTTAA
- the poxB gene encoding ubiquinone-dependent pyruvate dehydrogenase — protein MKQTVAAYIAKTLEQAGVKRIWGVTGDSLNGLSDSLNRMGTIDWMPTRHEEVAAFAAGAEAQLTGELAVCAGSCGPGNLHLINGLFDCHRNHVPVLAIAAHIPSSEIGSGYFQETHPQELFRECSHYCELVSSPEQIPQVLAIAMRKAVINRGVSVVVLPGDVALKAAPESASSHWYHAPLPLVTPPEEELKKLAQLLRYSSNIALMCGSGCAGAHKELVEFAAKLKAPVVHALRGKEHVEYDNPYDVGMTGLIGFSSGFHTMMNADTLVLLGTQFPYRAFYPTDAKIIQIDINPGSIGAHSKVDMALVGDIKSTLSALLPHLEEKTDRKFLDTALEHYRDARKGLDDLAKPSDKTIHPQYLAQRISHFADDDAIFTCDVGTPTVWAARYLQMNGKRRLLGSFNHGSMANAMPQAIGAKATAPNRQVVAMCGDGGFSMLMGDFLSLAQMKLPVKIVIFNNSVLGFVAMEMKAGGYLTDGTELHDTNFARIAEACGIKGIRVESAAEVDEALQTAFSTDGPVLVDVVVAKEELAIPPQIKLEQAKGFSLYMLRAIISGRGDEVIELAKTNWLR, from the coding sequence ATGAAACAGACCGTGGCGGCATACATTGCTAAAACTCTTGAACAAGCTGGCGTAAAACGCATTTGGGGCGTCACCGGGGATTCTCTCAACGGCTTAAGCGACAGCCTGAACCGCATGGGAACGATAGACTGGATGCCTACGCGCCATGAAGAAGTTGCCGCCTTCGCCGCCGGAGCGGAAGCCCAGCTCACCGGCGAGCTGGCGGTATGCGCAGGTTCCTGCGGGCCGGGCAACCTGCACCTGATCAACGGTCTTTTCGACTGTCACCGCAATCATGTTCCGGTTCTGGCCATTGCTGCTCATATTCCCTCCAGCGAAATCGGCAGCGGCTATTTTCAGGAAACGCATCCTCAGGAGTTGTTCCGCGAATGCAGCCACTACTGCGAGCTGGTCTCATCCCCGGAACAAATTCCGCAGGTCCTGGCCATTGCGATGCGCAAAGCGGTAATTAACCGCGGCGTCTCAGTAGTCGTCCTCCCTGGCGACGTCGCGCTAAAAGCCGCGCCAGAGAGCGCCAGCAGCCACTGGTATCACGCGCCGCTGCCGCTGGTCACTCCGCCGGAAGAAGAGCTTAAAAAGCTGGCCCAGCTGCTGCGCTACTCAAGCAATATCGCCCTGATGTGCGGCAGCGGCTGCGCCGGAGCCCATAAAGAGCTGGTGGAGTTCGCCGCAAAGCTCAAGGCGCCTGTCGTCCACGCCCTGCGTGGTAAAGAGCACGTCGAATACGACAACCCTTATGACGTCGGCATGACCGGACTGATTGGTTTCTCTTCCGGCTTCCATACCATGATGAACGCCGACACTCTGGTACTGCTCGGCACTCAGTTCCCCTATCGCGCCTTCTATCCGACGGATGCGAAAATCATTCAGATCGATATCAACCCGGGCAGTATCGGCGCGCACAGTAAAGTAGACATGGCGCTGGTGGGCGACATCAAATCCACTCTCAGCGCGCTGCTGCCACATCTGGAAGAGAAAACCGACCGCAAATTTCTCGATACAGCGCTGGAGCACTATCGCGACGCGCGTAAAGGGCTGGACGATCTGGCGAAGCCCAGCGACAAAACCATTCATCCTCAGTATCTGGCGCAGCGGATCAGCCATTTTGCCGACGACGATGCCATTTTCACCTGCGATGTTGGTACGCCAACCGTGTGGGCCGCGCGCTATCTGCAGATGAACGGCAAACGTCGTCTGCTTGGGTCGTTCAACCACGGGTCAATGGCTAACGCTATGCCGCAGGCTATCGGCGCGAAAGCGACCGCCCCCAATCGCCAGGTGGTAGCAATGTGCGGCGACGGCGGCTTCAGCATGCTGATGGGGGATTTTCTCTCGCTGGCTCAGATGAAGCTGCCGGTAAAAATCGTCATCTTTAATAACAGCGTTCTCGGCTTCGTTGCCATGGAAATGAAAGCCGGCGGTTATCTGACCGACGGCACCGAACTGCACGATACGAATTTTGCCCGCATCGCCGAAGCCTGCGGTATCAAGGGTATTCGTGTAGAAAGTGCGGCAGAGGTCGACGAAGCGTTGCAAACCGCCTTCAGTACCGATGGTCCGGTATTGGTGGATGTCGTTGTCGCTAAAGAAGAGCTGGCGATCCCGCCGCAGATCAAACTGGAACAGGCCAAAGGTTTCAGCCTCTATATGCTGCGCGCGATTATCAGCGGCCGCGGCGACGAGGTTATCGAACTGGCGAAAACTAACTGGCTGAGGTAA
- a CDS encoding DoxX family protein, producing the protein MVKSLLNTINKLLTHDDFGKFLLRLAVGGLMLFHGLHKLFDGTGAISNMLIAKGLPGFIAYGVLVGEVVAPCLLIVGILTRPAALVLAFTMVVAWLMVGTGKTFALDAVGAWAIENLAYFFIGALAIAFLDAGRYSIGGNSAWR; encoded by the coding sequence ATGGTTAAATCGCTGTTAAATACTATAAATAAACTACTGACTCATGACGATTTCGGCAAATTTTTGTTACGACTTGCTGTTGGCGGACTGATGTTGTTTCACGGCTTGCATAAGTTATTTGATGGCACAGGAGCCATCAGCAATATGCTGATAGCAAAAGGATTGCCGGGCTTTATCGCTTATGGCGTGCTGGTGGGTGAGGTTGTTGCCCCTTGTCTGTTGATTGTAGGGATTCTGACCCGTCCGGCAGCGCTGGTGCTGGCGTTTACGATGGTTGTGGCCTGGCTGATGGTGGGGACAGGCAAAACGTTCGCGCTGGATGCGGTGGGGGCCTGGGCGATTGAGAATCTGGCCTATTTCTTTATTGGCGCGCTGGCGATTGCCTTCCTCGATGCAGGGCGCTATTCCATTGGCGGAAACTCAGCCTGGCGGTAA
- the hcr gene encoding NADH oxidoreductase has protein sequence MTMPTAQCPWRMQVHHIHQETPDVWTISLLCHDYYPYRAGQYALVSVRNSAETLRAYTISSTPGVSEYITLTVRRIDDGVGSQWLTRDIKRGDYIWLSDAMGDFTCDDKADDKFLLLAAGCGVTPIMSMRRWLARYRPQADVQVIFNVRSPLDVIFADEWRQYPVTLVAENNATHGFVAGRLTTELLQSVPDLAARTVMTCGPAPYMDLVEQDVKALGATRFFKEQFFTPVAIAATGGLKFSKLQPAKEFYAPVGSTLLEALESNKVPVTAACRAGVCGCCKTKVVSGEYTVSSTMTLTDAEIAEGYVLACSCQPQGDLILA, from the coding sequence ATGACTATGCCAACCGCACAATGTCCGTGGCGGATGCAGGTTCATCACATCCACCAGGAAACACCGGATGTGTGGACGATTTCGTTGCTCTGCCACGACTATTATCCGTACCGTGCCGGACAGTATGCGCTGGTGAGCGTGCGCAATTCGGCAGAGACTCTGCGCGCTTACACCATTTCGTCCACACCGGGCGTCAGCGAATACATTACGTTGACCGTTCGCCGTATTGACGATGGCGTGGGTTCACAGTGGCTTACCCGCGACATTAAGCGCGGCGATTATATCTGGCTATCCGACGCAATGGGGGATTTCACCTGTGATGATAAGGCGGACGATAAATTCCTGCTGCTGGCCGCCGGCTGTGGCGTCACGCCAATCATGTCGATGCGCCGCTGGTTGGCCAGGTACCGCCCGCAGGCCGATGTGCAGGTGATCTTTAACGTTCGCTCTCCCCTGGACGTCATTTTCGCTGATGAGTGGCGTCAATATCCGGTGACGCTGGTGGCGGAAAACAACGCCACCCACGGTTTTGTCGCAGGACGTTTAACCACTGAGCTGCTGCAAAGCGTGCCGGATCTGGCAGCGCGTACCGTGATGACCTGCGGTCCGGCGCCGTATATGGATTTGGTCGAGCAGGACGTCAAAGCGCTTGGCGCGACGCGCTTCTTTAAAGAGCAGTTCTTTACGCCGGTGGCCATTGCGGCCACCGGTGGCCTGAAGTTCAGCAAACTGCAGCCGGCAAAAGAGTTTTATGCGCCGGTGGGCTCCACGCTGCTCGAAGCGCTGGAAAGCAACAAGGTGCCGGTTACCGCCGCCTGTCGCGCAGGCGTCTGCGGCTGCTGTAAAACCAAAGTGGTTTCGGGGGAATATACCGTCAGCAGTACCATGACGTTAACCGATGCGGAAATTGCTGAAGGTTACGTGCTGGCCTGCTCCTGCCAGCCGCAGGGAGATTTGATTCTCGCTTAA
- the hcp gene encoding hydroxylamine reductase: MFCVQCEQTIRTPAGNGCSYAQGMCGKTAETSDLQDLLIAALQGLSAWALKAREYGIIDHGVDSFAPRAFFSTLTNVNFDSPRIVGYARQAIAMREALKAQCLSIDAHATVNNPMAVLQLASDDLGDLQRQAAEFTPNKDKAAIGENILGLRLLCLYGLKGAAAYMEHAHVLGQYDNDIYAQYHKIMAWLGTWPSDMNALLECSMEIGQMNFKVMSILDAGETSKYGHPTPTQVNVKATEGKCILISGHDLKDLYNLLEQTEGTGVNVYTHGEMLPAHGYPELRKFKHLIGNYGSGWQNQQVEFARFPGPIVMTSNCIIDPTVGAYDDRIWTRSIVGWPGVNHLEGEDFAPVIAQAQQMAGFPYSEIPHLITVGFGRQTLLGAADTLIDLVSREKLRHIFLVGGCDGARGERNYFTDFATSVPDDCLILTLACGKYRFNKLDFGDIEGLPRLVDAGQCNDAYSAIILAVTLAEKLGCGVNDLPLSLVLSWFEQKAIVILLTLLSLGVKNIVTGPTAPGFFTPDLLAVLNEKFGLRSVTTVEEDMKQLLSA, from the coding sequence ATGTTTTGTGTGCAATGTGAACAAACCATCCGTACCCCGGCAGGAAACGGTTGCTCTTACGCACAGGGTATGTGCGGGAAAACAGCCGAAACATCCGATCTGCAGGATCTGCTAATTGCTGCTTTACAAGGACTCTCCGCATGGGCGCTTAAAGCCCGCGAATACGGCATCATCGACCATGGTGTTGATAGCTTCGCGCCGCGCGCTTTCTTCTCCACCCTGACCAACGTTAACTTCGACTCCCCGCGTATCGTTGGTTATGCGCGCCAGGCTATCGCCATGCGTGAAGCACTTAAAGCCCAGTGCCTGAGCATTGATGCCCACGCGACGGTTAACAATCCGATGGCCGTTCTGCAACTGGCCAGCGACGATCTGGGCGACCTGCAGCGTCAGGCGGCGGAATTCACGCCGAACAAAGACAAAGCAGCCATCGGCGAGAACATTCTCGGCCTGCGCCTGCTGTGCCTGTACGGCCTGAAAGGCGCTGCGGCTTATATGGAACACGCGCACGTTCTGGGCCAGTATGACAACGATATCTACGCCCAATATCACAAAATCATGGCGTGGCTCGGTACCTGGCCTTCCGATATGAATGCGCTGCTTGAGTGCTCAATGGAAATCGGTCAGATGAACTTCAAGGTGATGAGTATCCTCGATGCCGGTGAGACCAGCAAATATGGCCATCCAACGCCGACTCAGGTCAACGTCAAAGCGACCGAAGGTAAATGCATCCTGATTTCCGGCCATGATCTGAAAGATCTGTACAACCTGCTGGAGCAGACCGAAGGCACCGGCGTTAACGTCTACACCCACGGTGAAATGTTGCCGGCGCACGGCTACCCGGAGCTACGTAAATTCAAACATCTGATCGGCAACTACGGCAGCGGCTGGCAAAACCAGCAGGTTGAGTTCGCTCGCTTCCCGGGTCCAATTGTGATGACCTCCAACTGCATTATCGACCCGACCGTAGGCGCCTACGACGATCGCATCTGGACCCGTAGTATCGTCGGCTGGCCGGGCGTTAATCACCTGGAAGGCGAAGATTTCGCACCGGTTATCGCCCAGGCGCAGCAGATGGCTGGTTTCCCGTACAGCGAGATCCCGCACCTCATCACCGTTGGCTTCGGCCGCCAAACACTGTTGGGTGCAGCTGACACTCTTATCGACCTGGTGAGCCGGGAAAAACTGCGCCATATCTTCCTGGTTGGCGGCTGCGACGGGGCGCGCGGCGAGCGTAACTACTTCACCGATTTCGCCACCAGCGTACCTGACGACTGTCTGATCCTGACCCTGGCCTGCGGTAAATACCGTTTCAACAAACTGGATTTCGGCGATATCGAAGGGCTACCGCGCCTGGTCGATGCCGGCCAGTGCAACGACGCTTACTCGGCGATTATCCTGGCGGTCACTCTGGCGGAAAAACTAGGCTGCGGCGTCAACGATCTGCCGCTGTCGCTGGTACTTTCCTGGTTCGAACAGAAAGCAATCGTGATTCTGCTGACCCTGCTCTCACTGGGCGTAAAAAACATCGTCACCGGCCCGACTGCGCCAGGCTTCTTCACTCCTGACCTGCTGGCCGTGCTCAACGAGAAATTTGGCCTGCGTTCGGTGACCACCGTAGAAGAAGATATGAAACAGCTGCTGAGCGCATAA
- a CDS encoding lysine exporter LysO family protein, which produces MFSGLLIILLPLVVGYLIPLRRPSALKLITRLLSWIVYVILFFMGISLAFLDNLASNLLAILHYAAVSVVIILLCNIAALMWLEQKMPWQNKHRQEKLPSRLAMALESLQLCGVVLIGFLIGLSGLSFLQHATEASEYTLIFLLFLIGIQLRNNGMTLRQIVLNRRGMIVAVVVMISSLLGGVINAFILDLPIKTGLAMASGFGWYSLSGILLTESYGPVIGSAAFFNDLARELLAIMLIPGMVSRSRSTALGICGATSMDFTLPVLQRSGGVEIVPAAIVHGFILSLLVPILMAVFSA; this is translated from the coding sequence ATGTTTTCGGGACTATTAATCATTCTGCTGCCGTTGGTTGTAGGCTATCTTATTCCTCTTCGTCGGCCATCAGCCCTGAAACTCATCACGCGTCTTCTGAGCTGGATCGTCTACGTTATTCTCTTTTTTATGGGAATTAGCCTGGCCTTCCTCGATAATCTGGCCAGCAACCTTCTGGCGATCCTTCATTACGCGGCGGTCAGCGTAGTCATTATCCTGCTGTGCAATATTGCAGCGCTGATGTGGCTTGAGCAGAAAATGCCGTGGCAAAATAAACATCGCCAGGAAAAATTACCCTCCCGCCTGGCCATGGCCCTGGAATCCCTTCAGCTATGCGGCGTAGTGCTTATTGGTTTTCTTATTGGCCTGAGCGGCTTGTCCTTTTTACAACACGCTACCGAGGCCAGCGAATATACGCTGATTTTCCTTTTGTTCCTCATCGGTATTCAACTGCGTAATAATGGGATGACGCTGCGGCAAATCGTTCTTAATCGCCGCGGAATGATTGTCGCGGTCGTCGTAATGATTAGCTCATTGCTGGGCGGAGTGATTAATGCCTTTATTCTCGATCTGCCGATAAAAACCGGGCTGGCTATGGCCTCCGGGTTCGGCTGGTATTCTCTTTCCGGCATCCTGCTGACTGAATCCTATGGTCCAGTTATTGGTAGCGCCGCATTCTTTAACGATCTTGCCCGAGAGCTGCTGGCCATTATGCTTATTCCCGGCATGGTGAGCCGCAGTCGTTCAACGGCGCTGGGTATTTGCGGTGCGACCTCAATGGACTTTACGCTACCGGTACTGCAACGCTCAGGCGGCGTGGAGATCGTTCCGGCAGCTATCGTTCATGGCTTCATTCTGAGCCTGCTGGTGCCTATCCTGATGGCTGTTTTCTCCGCTTAA
- the aqpZ gene encoding aquaporin Z, giving the protein MFRKLAAECFGTFWLVFGGCGSAVLAAAFPELGIGFAGVALAFGLTVLTMAFAVGHISGGHFNPAVTLGLWAGGRFPAKDVIGYIIAQVVGGIIAAAILYIVASGKAGFDAAASGFASNGYGEHSPGGFSMLSAIVIEIVLTCGFLLVIHGATDKNAPAGFAPIAIGLALTLIHLISIPVTNTSVNPARSTAVAIFQGGWALQQLWLFWVMPIVGGILGGVLYRTLLEKRN; this is encoded by the coding sequence ATGTTTAGAAAATTAGCAGCAGAATGCTTTGGTACATTCTGGCTAGTGTTTGGTGGTTGCGGTAGCGCCGTTCTGGCTGCAGCATTTCCGGAACTGGGTATTGGCTTTGCCGGCGTCGCGTTAGCGTTCGGTTTAACCGTATTGACCATGGCATTTGCCGTTGGTCATATTTCCGGCGGACATTTTAATCCGGCGGTAACATTAGGCCTGTGGGCCGGTGGCCGTTTCCCGGCTAAAGATGTTATTGGTTATATTATCGCCCAGGTTGTAGGCGGTATCATTGCAGCCGCTATTTTGTATATCGTTGCCAGCGGTAAAGCAGGTTTCGACGCCGCGGCCAGCGGATTCGCTTCTAACGGCTACGGCGAACACTCTCCGGGCGGCTTCTCAATGCTTTCCGCAATTGTGATTGAGATTGTGCTGACCTGCGGTTTCCTGCTGGTGATTCACGGCGCTACGGATAAAAACGCACCAGCCGGTTTTGCCCCTATCGCTATTGGCCTGGCGCTAACGCTCATTCACCTGATCAGTATTCCGGTGACGAATACTTCGGTTAACCCGGCGCGTAGCACCGCGGTAGCAATCTTCCAGGGCGGCTGGGCGCTACAGCAGCTGTGGCTGTTCTGGGTGATGCCGATCGTCGGCGGTATTCTCGGCGGCGTGCTTTATCGTACCCTGCTGGAAAAACGTAACTAA